In a genomic window of Quercus lobata isolate SW786 chromosome 4, ValleyOak3.0 Primary Assembly, whole genome shotgun sequence:
- the LOC115984202 gene encoding probable LRR receptor-like serine/threonine-protein kinase At3g47570 — translation MGPSSHLISAPPSSSFSMHTFILLCCFGFFITSVLGKNNETDRLALLDFKAKISKDPLGVMSSWNDSIHFCQWKGVSCGRRHQRVTVLNLQSQKLVGSISPNVGNLSFLWKLNLENNSFYNKIPPEIGRLQRLEVLLLNNNTIGGTIPSNLSSCAKLRVFHAAINNLVGEIPTELGTLSKLRIFAIHKNVLTGIIPPSFGNLSSLEGFCAAYNNLGGSIPDSFGQLTKLKIFAVGSNRLSGTIPPLFFNISSITKIDVAVNQIQGHLPSDIGITLPNLETFTISNNQFIGSIPISISSASNLHILNLAENKLTGKVPSLEKLNRVRLFSIAENQLGNGGANDLSFLCSLSNATNLRDLEINTNNFGGELPKCIGNISTSLTFFYLNNNKISGNIPSVIGNLINLEDIEMWNNKFSGNIPFILGNLHKLQFLDLSQNNFIGNIPSSLGNLTNLLELYLGDNNLQGSIPSSLSQCQNLITFHLPHNNLSGIISSQVIGLSFSPNSLDLSGNQFTGVLPMEIRNLKNLEHLDISENMLSGKIPASLARCVKLEFLAMRRNFFQGVVPSSWKSLRGLEHLDLSNNNFSGMIPKFLESFDFLKLLNLSYNHFEGEVPTNGVFKNASATSINGNGKLCGGIPKFQLPNCNNKKSKKSKLTLMLERIIIILFGLLGVTLVLLFLFMCSLRKKRRENTSSDSINLFLNVSYQSLLNATNRFSFDNLIGVGSFGSVYKGTLDQYRHAVAIKVLNLGRHGASKSFKVECEVLRNIRHRNLVQLLTACSSIDNQGHDFKALVYEFLGNGNLDEWLHPTPRTNDALEKPRKLSFLQRLNIAIDVASALEYLHYHCETPIVHCDLKPSNVLLDDEMVGHVSDFGLARFLHDIIQDSSTNQISSIGVRGTIGYTPPEYGMGNEVSIYGDVYSYGILLLEIFTGKRPTDNMFHDSLSLSDFVKETLPEQIIDIIDPAVLGERQKGERWMNDICNGNRNGSSKVHECLILILGIGVACSTEISRERMNISAVVVELLSIRQNFLRTRIHTTQTEYKQQVQKTDDFF, via the exons ATGGGGCCTAGTTCACACCTGATTTCAGctccaccatcatcatctttttcCATGCACACGTTCATCCTTCTCTGCTGCTTTGGCTTTTTTATCACCTCTGTGCTTGGTAAGAATAATGAGACAGACCGGTTGGCATTGCTCGACTTCAAGGCCAAGATTAGTAAAGATCCTCTGGGGGTCATGAGCTCTTGGAATGATAGCATCCACTTTTGCCAATGGAAAGGTGTTTCCTGTGGTCGTCGACATCAAAGGGTCACTGTGTTAAACCTGCAATCTCAAAAACTGGTAGGCTCTATATCCCCAAATGTtggaaatttaagttttttgtggAAGCTAAACCTTGAAAACAATagcttttataataaaattcctCCAGAAATTGGCCGTTTGCAAAGACTAGAAGTCTTGCTATTGAACAATAACACAATAGGTGGAACAATTCCTAGCAATTTATCCAGTTGTGCTAAACTCAGAGTGTTTCATGCGGCTATTAATAATCTAGTTGGAGAAATCCCCACAGAGCTTGGCACCTTGTCAAAGCTCCGAATCTTTGCTATTCATAAAAATGTTTTGACGGGGATTATCCCACCTTCTTTTGGAAACCTATCATCTCTAGAAGGTTTTTGTGCAGCATATAATAACCTGGGTGGGAGTATCCCTGATTCTTTTGGCCAATTGACCAAACTTAAAATCTTTGCTGTGGGTTCAAATAGGTTGTCTGGTACAATTCCTCCCTTATTCTTCAATATCTCTTCAATAACAAAGATTGATGTAGCAGTTAACCAAATCCAAGGGCATCTTCCATCGGACATAGGTATCACCCTACCAAATTTAGAAACATTTACCATCAGCAACAACCAGTTTATTGGATCTATCCCTATTTCAATATCTAGTGCTTCGAATTTACATATACTAAATTTGGCCGAGAATAAACTAACTGGAAAAGTTCCTTCTTTAGAGAAGCTAAATAGAGTGAGGTTGTTTTCCATTGCTGAAAACCAGCTTGGAAATGGAGGAGCAAATGACTTGAGTTTTCTCTGTTCTTTGTCAAATGCTACCAACCTAAGAGATTTGGAGATAAATACCAACAACTTTGGGGGGGAGTTGCCTAAATGTATTGGCAACATCTCAACTAGTCTTacctttttctatttgaataataataaaatatctggAAATATTCCTAGTGTTATAGGGAATCTGATCAATCTGGAGGATATAGAAATGTggaacaataaattttcaggtAACATCCCCTTTATACTTGGAAACCTtcataaattacaatttttggatttatctcaaaacaatttcattgggAACATTCCATCCTCTCTTGgaaatttaacaaatttgttGGAGTTGTATTTAGGAGACAATAATCTTCAGGGAAGCATCCCTTCAAGTCTAAGTCAGTGCCAAAATTTGATAACTTTTCATCTTCCCCATAACAATCTTAGCGGTATCATATCCTCGCAAGTTATTGGTCTCTCATTTTCACCAAATAGCCTTGACTTGTCTGGCAACCAATTCACTGGTGTCCTTCCCATggaaataagaaatttgaaaaatttagaacatttGGATATTTCTGAAAATATGTTGTCTGGTAAAATACCGGCAAGTCTTGCACGTTGTGTAAAGCTAGAATTTCTAGCCATGAGAAGAAACTTTTTCCAAGGGGTTGTTCCTTCATCTTGGAAATCATTAAGAGgtcttgaacatttagacctttctaacaataatttttctggcatgattccaaaatttttggagagTTTTGATTTCTTGAAATTATTGAATCTCTCGTACAACCATTTTGAGGGTGAGGTACCAACAAATGGAGTTTTCAAGAATGCAAGTGCAACTTCGATTAATGGAAATGGTAAGCTTTGTGGGGGCATACCAAAGTTTCAACTTCCTAactgcaacaacaaaaaatccaagAAGAGCAAGTTGACTCTTATGTTGGAGCGGATAATCATTATACTCTTCGGGCTTCTTGGAGTAACTTTGGTtctgttgtttttatttatgtgttctttaaggaaaaaaaggagagaaaatacCTCAAGTgattcaataaatttatttttgaatgtatCTTACCAAAGTCTCCTAAATGCTACTAatagattttcttttgataatctaattggtgtgggtagttTTGGGTCAGTGTATAAAGGAACTCTTGATCAATATAGACATGCAGTTGCTATCAAGGTGTTGAACCTTGGGCGCCATGGAGCTTCCAAAAGTTTCAAAGTCGAGTGTGAGGTTCTAAGAAACATCAGACATCGAAATCTTGTACAGTTGCTCACAGCATGTTCGAGCATTGACAATCAAGGTCATGATTTTAAGGCTTTGGTATACGAGTTCTTGGGAAATGGCAACCTAGATGAGTGGTTACATCCAACTCCAAGAACAAATGATGCTCTTGAGAAACCAAGAAAGTTGAGTTTTCTTCAAAGATTGAATATCGCTATTGATGTTGCTAGTGCATTGGAATATCTTCATTATCATTGTGAAACACCAATTGTTCATTGTGATCTCAAGCCTAGCAATGTTCTTCTCGATGATGAAATGGTTGGACATGTAAGTGATTTCGGCTTGGCAAGATTCCTTCATGATATTATCCAAGATTCTTCTACTAATCAAATAAGCTCCATTGGGGTTAGAGGAACAATTGGTTATACTCCTCCAG AATATGGAATGGGAAATGAGGTATCAATATATGGTGATGTTTATAGTTAcggtatattattattagagatTTTCACTGGAAAAAGACCAACGGATAACATGTTCCACGATAGCTTAAGTCTTAGTGACTTTGTCAAAGAAACTTTGCCGGAACAAATAATTGACATTATAGATCCTGCTGTTCTCGGGGAAAGACAAAAGGGAGAAAGATGGATGAATGACATTTGTAATGGGAATCGAAATGGAAGTTCCAAAGTTCATGAATGCTTAATTTTGATACTTGGAATTGGAGTTGCTTGTTCCACTGAAATTTCAAGAGAAAGGATGAATATCAGTGCTGTTGTAGTTGAGTTGCTTTCAATTCGGCAAAACTTTCTTAGAACCCGTATACACACTACTCAGACAGAGTACAAGCAAcag GTGCAAAAGACTGATGACTTCTTTTGA